CAAGGGAGGAGAGTTCCCTGACCGTCAGACTGTACAGCGCTCAGCTGTGGTCCAAGGCCCTGCCAGACAGGGTCAGGGTACACATCCATGTTTCCTTGCTCATGTGGACTCAAACCCCACCCCACTTGCCTtccacacagcagcagcagactcagcCTGGCCATGCAGATCCCGAGCATCATTCAGATCTTTCTTCATGATCTCCACAGACCCCTTGTTCTCCTGGAGAAAAACGCTGGTTAAGGGGTGTGTGGCCACTTCTGAAAGTCTGGGGCCCACCTAACCCGTCCAGAGGGACATCACACCACTAGAATCCCATCAGGCAGTCCCGAAGCCCCAGTTCATGATCTTAGCCCatcagacacctcaaaactctgCAGGCTGCAGAGGGGGTCTTAGTGACCCACTATGCTATTGTCTGAGAGAAACATTTGTGCTAAGAATCCAACAGGGTAACTACACAAGACTATTCACTGAGGACTCTAGTGTTACTGTCTCCAGCAGAGGGACGGAGGGTGGCCCCTTTAGGGTGACCATGGGCACACACAGGGCCTGCCCATTTCCGTGCACTgactgggtgggtgggggtcctTCACCAGGAAGTCCAACTCCAGTCCCCTGGCCACAAGCTGTAACTCCAAGGAAGCTCCTGGATGCAACATCCTACTGCTTAAGAAGACTGCAGGACCCAGTCCCTGGCGCACGAACCCTCAAACAGGCTACTCTCTCCCCTCAGGTGGGCAGGGATCACACTGACTCTTTCCACTCCAGGGGCCTGGCTGTCTTTATTCTCTCAGAAATAACGTTgcgctcccccgcccccccccccccccacaaacaTACACACCAGCGGGTCCCTGGGATTACCAGACCTCAGCTGTGACCAGATTCCAATGGCAGGTTCTGACCCAGAGCCAAGTGCCACATGTAAACAGTTGAGAGCACAGTGGAGAAGGTTCCAGAACAGAGTGGATGAAGGGACTCAAGAGGGCTCAGAGCAGGTGAGAAGACCGAATGGGAGGGGTGCACAGGACCAGAGAGGGGCCAATACCCTCAGGCCACaccccgactccagtactcttgcctgggaaatcccatggacaaaggagcctggcaggcaacagttcctggggtcgcaaagagtggacacgactgagcgactaccacaCCCACTGAGGGATGCCCGTGGGGGTGGGGCTACCATAGTATGACGTCATTCCAGGGGGCAGGGCAGTGACACAAAGGGGGCTGGGCGTGGGGGGGGCGGGCTTCGGCAGGACTCTTTGCCAAGGGGGGCGGGGCAGGACAATTCAACCCTGGGAAAGTCTCGCGGGTATGGCggggcagggaggtggagggagaagaggagaaagtgCCCCGTCCAGGCGTGGGAAAGGGGGACAGGATACCTTCCAGACAGGGGAGTGCGGAGAGCGCAACCTCTGGGGTTAGGGAACGGGGGAAACAAGGTCCCGTCCTGGGATGGGAGAACGGGTACTAGGCCccagaggaaggaaaggggacaGGGCACTAACTGGGGTATGGGGAGGGCAGCTAGGACACCGTCTGGAAGATGGAGATTGGGGGCCAGAGCGCCATCCAGAGAATACGGAGGGGGAACAGGGCGCAGTCTGGTGATGAGAAAAGGGACAGGGCACCCTCCGGGAAACGGCACCTTGCCGCGCAGCGCCTTCCTCCAGCGGGGCTCCCACTCGGGTGGCTCGGGCCCCGCGGCCATGCGGCAAGCTGCGCACAGCGGGCCCCCGTCGGCGCGGCACAGCAGCTGCAGCGCCGCTTCAGAGGCCGGGCCGTCGCGCGTGGGCGCCGCAGCTGCTTCCTCGAGCGCCAGCAGGCGGCGGCTGAGCGGCGGGCGGCTGGGCTCCACGGCGCGCTGCCAGCAGTCGTCGGCGCACTCGGGACACGGGAAGGGCCCGTCTTCCTCCGCCCAGAATCGCACCACGCACGCCCGGCAAAAGCGATGGCCGCAGTCGGCGCGCACCGGGTCGCGGGGCGCGCTCTGGCACAGGGCGCAGGCGGCCTCGCCGGGGCCCGCGGGAAGCGCCAGGGCGGCAGCGGCGGGGCCCCAGAGGGCGCAGACAGGGATGCGAACAGGGGCGCACTGGTGGCTGGGAGAACCGGGGACCCGGACGCACTAAAAGCGCTACTGGAGAGCCAGGAACAGGAATGCGTTGATAGAGATGGAGCGCAGGGACACAAGACAAGAAATGGCGACTGGAATGGCTGGGCGCCCGGCGCAGGGTCCTGGCAGGGGTGTTCTCCACGCAAGGTCCCGGCAGCGGTGTACTCCACCCTCCCGGGTCCTGGCAGAGGCCGCGCCACTCTGCCTAGGTCCTGGCAGCGGTGTACACTCACTCCGCCTCAGCTAGCAGAGATGCGCTTCGCTCCGACCCACGTCCTCGCACGCTGAAATCTTACAGGGATTGTCACTTCTCCCGTGAATGACTCGTGTGCGAAAAGGAAGCAGTTTCATTTGAAAACTCCGTTATAAAACGTTTTTTGTAAGCTGCTAGGACCTAATCTGCAAGCGCCTCCTTGCAGCGCTGTGCTAACGCGGGGTGGGGACTGGGCTGGAAAACCGCAGCGTGGGACCTCTTGCGTGCAACCCCTCGCGTCAAATCGTTCTGTACGCACCGAGCTGCGTGGGCTTTTCCCGTGTGCGCAGGTTAGACGTGGACTCTCAGAGAAACACGTCCTGTGAGGGCCATCCTGAAAGGAGAATCCAGGAACAGCCCGCGAAGGAATGATCTTCCAGGGACACGCAAGATACTCACAAAGGCCAAGTTTGTTTCAAAGAGTAGAAGTACAGAGCTCCCAGCATAGTCACTGAGAGGGTTTGGGTTCCCCCAAATCGCGGGAATCGCAACAGTTTATATCTTTACTAATGTTGACCCACCTATTTGTTTTTGGTTGGTTTAGGATCCCAGTGTACATAATCCCTGGTCTAAAAATCATCATGTCAGTTTGTCAATTTGTATGACCCTTT
The nucleotide sequence above comes from Bos indicus isolate NIAB-ARS_2022 breed Sahiwal x Tharparkar chromosome 7, NIAB-ARS_B.indTharparkar_mat_pri_1.0, whole genome shotgun sequence. Encoded proteins:
- the RNF187 gene encoding E3 ubiquitin-protein ligase RNF187, translating into MDWFQIGKGCVRVPGSPSHQCAPVRIPVCALWGPAAAALALPAGPGEAACALCQSAPRDPVRADCGHRFCRACVVRFWAEEDGPFPCPECADDCWQRAVEPSRPPLSRRLLALEEAAAAPTRDGPASEAALQLLCRADGGPLCAACRMAAGPEPPEWEPRWRKALRGKENKGSVEIMKKDLNDARDLHGQAESAAAVWKGHVMDRRKKALTDYKKLRAFFAEEEGRFLQEAEKEEGSLEDEDEDPAERFRSLLQAVSELERRHRNLGLSMLLQ